A segment of the Cinclus cinclus chromosome 3, bCinCin1.1, whole genome shotgun sequence genome:
GGCCGGATGACTCAAGGCCCCTCAGCCACAGGCGGATACACGAGTTCCCCGCCGGCTGCCGGTGCCGGTGGTACCGGGGGTGCCCCGAcaggcgggcgggcgggcggtaCCTGCTTGATGCGCTGCTTCAGCCGGGGATCGGAGACGCGGCCGGGCCGGCACCGCATGGCCGCCACCCCCCCACCTGAGAGAGGACTCCATTTCCCAGCATGCCGCGCTGCGCAGGCCCGCCCGGGCGGGGCGGTGCCTACGGCGGCCGGGAGGGCCCGagcgcggcgggcgcggcggcggGATGGAGTCGGTGGTCTTCATCTTCTCGCTGATCGACTGCTGCGCTCTCATCTTCCTCTCCGTCTACTTCGTATCCTGCTCCTCCGGCTCGGGGAGGGAGTGGCCtcggggcgggccgggcccgcTGAGGCACCGGTGGGCGGAGGGGTGCGGGTGTCGCGCCGGGCGATGGCCGCGGGGCCCGGGGGCTgtggggcggcggcggcggcggcggcgcgggttGGAGCCCGGACCGCGGTCGCAGCCCGGCGGCTGAGGGGCCGCGGCCGAGGAGGCAGGGGCGCGGCACAAGGAGCGGGGGGTGGGCGGGAGGGAGCCCCAGGGGCCCGAGGAGTGCGGCCGGCAGTGTTTCCCTGCTCCGTGCCCGTTCAGCGGTGCGTTCGTGGCTCCGAGCTCCTCGGCGAGCAGGATTTCCATGCGCTTTTGTTAGAGGCCGGCCCGCAGTCTTTGCTGGCTGGCGTCCTTGCAGTGTAAAGGCACGGATGTGACTTCTTTCCCTTACTTTTCTCAATAAAAGGCAACTGGTTTTCACATTCAATCCCGATGGGATTTTTCAGGGTCTATTCAGTTATCTTAGCAAAACCACtcgaaaaaaaaaattcatcctAGAAGGATAAGTTATTTGTTGAAAAATGAACAGCTTTTACCCGTTTTTAGGAATGGGAAAAAGACCTCTTAGTGGTCGCTTCCTTGGAGAAAAGAGCCATGAGCTCTACAAGACAGCACTGCGAGGTGCACACGTGCATCCTAAGCCTTCTTTGAGAGGACTTTTCtgtctgaaatatttgtatttcagtcCGAGAGTTCATTCAGCTGATActctattattatatattaGATATTATTGTTATCTTTATTATATGTTATCCTACTATTTCCTAGCAAAGTATTAATTAATTCAATGTTGTTGTAattgttggggaaaaaaacaaaaccaaaaaaccgTAGATTCACTGTTTAAAACTGCGCAATTTTGTGAGGAGAGTTTGGAAGTGTATTATCTTCTCCCGCCCTTTAAGTTTTGGTTTCAAGGGTTGTAGTAACAATTTTGATACTAAAAGTACTGAGTTTGCCTTCCTGGTTGTTTTAAGGGCCGAACTGAACTTTAGCATTTGTGCAACAGTTGCCCTTCAGAATTTGTAATAAAATCACTTGTCCTGATGATAAAATGTAGCCAAGCCTTCAATCTAAAGTGGAAGTGAGTTGTAACTAATTGAAGCATGCCTTTGACATAGGGAGGTACGGCGAGGCCGTGAACTCTGAGAGCAGAGGGTTTTCCCCAGTTTATTGGCTAAAAGTAAAGCTTTGTGTATTCTGAATTACAGTGCAGTGTTTCCTTATCCTGAACTTCAGATAATCACACTATCAGATCTGGAATGTGACTACATCAACGCTAGATCATGCTGCTCCAAGCTCAATAAAGTAAATTGTTCTTTGCATTTGCTGTGGTTTTAGAAAACCACATCCTTCATCTGAACATTGCAAATAACTGGGGTGTGATGGATACCTGAGGAGCCTTGATTGGCACTATTTTGCATGTATACCTTATTTCAGcctgcttgtttttgtttgtttgtttttttttttttttttgatgtccATCTTTCAGCAAATTCCATCACAAAATTACCATTTTCAGTTAATCTGCTTAAAACTCTTAGATTTAAATCAGTGTGGCCTTCCCATGCGTGTGTTCGCTTTgatttaaaggtatttttttcttaatgtgagAGAGAATGGTACAGGATCCTGTCAAACCAAGAACGTGTAATTGCCAGGGTCTGACCCAGTTTAAAGATGCCAGTTTTTATATTGATCAGCTTTCTTATCTGTTTCAAGCTTGGGGCTGTTTGTGCAGGTTTTAATTATCTGAATTCCCAAACCCACTGTTCTCTGGAGTGATTTCAAATGAGCTCTGTATACTTTCTCAGTTCTCTTTCTTGAATGCTTGTGTATTATGGTTGTGTTCAGACTGTGCTGCTCTCTAGAAATGTTTGCAACTCTTGGGAAAAGCACCTCTGTTACAATATCCCAGGGCTCCATTTCTGCTAACTTGTGTGGAATCTGCCTGAAGGCATTAATTTGTCCACACTGTGATGGAATCACATGCCTCTGCTGTCaattcttcagatttttcatGGTTATAATCAGATTATAATCCCAAATAGATGTCTTTTTCATAAAGGAATTTACATTTGTGCATGTaactctttcctctttcccttttttgcaGTGGGTGGTGCCTGAGGTGGTTGGCCATGCTGTTGTCACAGTATTAATGCTTATTTCATTGCACTGGTTCATCTTTCTCCTTAACCTGCCAGTGGCCACATGGAATATATATAGGTAAGTGCTCAAGGGCTCGTGGGGCTTCTCTTTAGCACTGTTACTAGTTTAGCTTTAAGTGTAGTACAAAGATGAATAATGTGTCATTGGTGAGATGTTTTCAGTTGTGTTCTTGAGCTGCTAACAGTCTTTATTGATCAAACTGACATATTTTTGCATGTGCCATTTTAATGACAAGAAACCAAACAGTGTGAAGGACATGTAACTTTTGGCCTTGGCTTGCATTCTCTTTAGTTCCCAGGAATCTCCATTTGTGGGTCACTTCCAATTCACAGGAAATCATAGCAGATTAATTGGGATTATGAAATAGTACTGAAAACAGAGTTAATACTGTTTTCATGCTGTTCCTGATAGTGCTATCAGCATAGAAGTGCTTAGGCTAGCATGGCTGATGGGTGTTAAACCATGGGGCTGGGGTGCTGTCCTCTGCACCTTCCTTCATTTACTGACTTGTGCCTTCCTCTTCCAACTGCATTGGTTTTGGTTCCCCATCCTGCAGATTTGTATTTGGGAAGGTTTGCAGCCTTTTCACCCTAGGACAGCTGTCAGTGTTACTGCTCTGTGTACACTGGACTGCCACCCTTGGAAATGGTTTAGTTACCAGTGGGGGTTTCCAGGTGGCAACACTGGGGCTGTCAGTTCCAAccatgttcttttttttaatctgatatCATTGATATCAGGTGTGTGGAGAACTGACCCTTCACAGGTGTTTAGCTGATGGAAACTGGATTTGGATTTATCACAAATTATCTCCAGTCACTATACTGAGGGAACCCAAAAGCCCAAATGTTAAATGTACAGGTATGGAAAGCTGGCTGTAATTCTTGTTTTCCTGAACCTGCCAGGGCTAACTGTTGGCAGGGATGAGTTGAGTTGCT
Coding sequences within it:
- the CNIH4 gene encoding protein cornichon homolog 4 isoform X2 — its product is MESVVFIFSLIDCCALIFLSVYFIITLSDLECDYINARSCCSKLNKWVVPEVVGHAVVTVLMLISLHWFIFLLNLPVATWNIYSMILALIND
- the CNIH4 gene encoding protein cornichon homolog 4 isoform X1, whose protein sequence is MESVVFIFSLIDCCALIFLSVYFIITLSDLECDYINARSCCSKLNKWVVPEVVGHAVVTVLMLISLHWFIFLLNLPVATWNIYRYIMVPSGNMGVFDPTEIHNRGQLKSHMKEAMIKLGFHLLCFFMYLYSMILALIND